From the genome of Streptomyces sp. NBC_00659, one region includes:
- the trpA gene encoding tryptophan synthase subunit alpha, translating to MPERLLPTVPVSGLAPDAVPGVASLSLASCRSAGSAAPVGPSPERPGERRPACGPDGDGRPAGEGRGARGRVPGDAHPHAPADTGEFFARRRPGRPGLAVFVNAGDPPLDILADLAAMLDDSDVDCLELAVPFPGSVTDGPVVRRSADRALASGVTLDAVLDAVTAIRPTLRRLRIALLADWSHTVRGRDPGGFARALADAGCDGLLLHGLPPRLRAAHYEAAQLAGLPLVTTCYAVSGRATVAEAAQHASAYLYLVAHYGRSGTTAAPDHDRLAAALAEVRAATRVPVAVGFGVRTRADIAALEKLGADAAVVGSAGVARIEQALAERRDPVREFASFVAGLRGPAAHHRHHRTTGGSHT from the coding sequence ATGCCTGAGCGACTCCTGCCCACGGTCCCGGTGTCGGGCCTGGCTCCGGACGCTGTGCCCGGAGTGGCGTCCTTGTCCCTGGCGTCCTGCCGGAGCGCCGGGTCCGCCGCGCCGGTGGGGCCTTCGCCCGAAAGGCCTGGGGAGCGTCGCCCGGCTTGCGGGCCGGACGGAGACGGCCGGCCGGCGGGTGAGGGCCGGGGAGCCCGGGGCAGAGTTCCCGGGGACGCACACCCCCACGCACCGGCCGACACGGGCGAGTTCTTCGCGCGCCGCCGTCCGGGCCGCCCGGGACTCGCCGTGTTCGTCAACGCGGGCGACCCGCCGCTCGACATCCTGGCGGACCTCGCCGCGATGCTCGACGACAGTGACGTCGACTGCCTCGAACTGGCCGTCCCCTTCCCCGGCTCCGTCACCGACGGCCCGGTCGTCCGCCGCAGCGCGGACCGCGCACTGGCGAGCGGTGTCACCCTCGACGCCGTGCTCGACGCGGTGACAGCCATACGTCCCACCCTGCGCCGTCTGCGCATCGCCCTGCTCGCCGACTGGAGTCACACCGTCAGGGGCCGCGACCCGGGCGGCTTCGCCCGCGCCCTGGCCGACGCGGGCTGCGACGGGCTGCTGCTGCACGGCCTGCCGCCCCGGCTGCGGGCCGCCCACTACGAGGCCGCACAGCTGGCCGGCCTGCCGCTGGTCACCACCTGTTACGCCGTCTCCGGCCGGGCAACGGTGGCCGAGGCCGCACAGCACGCCTCCGCCTACCTCTACCTGGTCGCCCACTACGGCCGCAGCGGCACCACCGCCGCCCCGGACCACGACCGGCTCGCCGCGGCACTCGCCGAGGTGCGCGCCGCCACCCGCGTGCCGGTCGCCGTCGGTTTCGGTGTCCGCACCCGGGCCGACATCGCCGCTCTGGAGAAGCTGGGCGCGGACGCCGCCGTCGTGGGCAGCGCCGGTGTCGCCCGTATCGAACAGGCCCTGGCCGAACGGCGCGACCCCGTGCGGGAGTTCGCCTCCTTCGTGGCCGGGCTGCGCGGCCCGGCCGCCCACCACCGTCATCACCGTACGACTGGAGGAAGCCACACATGA
- a CDS encoding indole-3-glycerol-phosphate synthase, with amino-acid sequence MTFTRALTAAARPVIMEVKRRDASGTDLMGARTVAEVVAAYEEAGAPCISVVTGRWFGGSEDLLRQVAARTGLPLLRKDFVTSRRQLARTRELGASAVLLTVKVLPADVLARLVDHALELGLTPFVEVADAAEAAAVPRADACVVAVNNKDIATRERLPGDLERSAALLPVVRGTGARCAVSASGITDPLDAARLLDTGFEGLLVGTGLLRVSHPKRWCAAVDRARAGRRQAGRP; translated from the coding sequence GTGACGTTCACCCGGGCGCTGACGGCGGCCGCCCGCCCCGTGATCATGGAGGTCAAGCGGCGGGACGCGAGCGGCACCGACCTCATGGGGGCGCGAACGGTCGCCGAGGTCGTCGCCGCGTACGAGGAGGCCGGGGCGCCGTGCATCTCGGTGGTCACCGGCCGCTGGTTCGGCGGCAGCGAGGATCTGCTGCGCCAGGTCGCCGCGCGCACCGGCCTGCCGCTGCTGCGCAAGGACTTCGTCACCTCGCGGCGCCAGCTGGCGCGCACCCGCGAACTCGGCGCCTCGGCGGTGCTGTTGACGGTCAAGGTGCTGCCCGCCGACGTCCTGGCGAGGCTGGTGGACCATGCGCTCGAGCTGGGGCTGACCCCGTTCGTGGAGGTCGCCGACGCGGCCGAGGCGGCTGCGGTGCCCCGGGCGGACGCGTGCGTGGTCGCCGTCAACAACAAGGACATCGCCACCCGTGAGCGGCTGCCCGGCGACCTCGAGCGCAGCGCCGCCCTGCTGCCCGTCGTACGGGGCACCGGCGCCCGCTGCGCGGTCAGCGCGAGCGGCATCACCGACCCCCTCGACGCGGCACGCCTGCTCGACACGGGCTTCGAGGGCCTGCTCGTCGGTACGGGGCTGCTGCGCGTGTCGCACCCGAAGCGGTGGTGCGCGGCCGTGGACAGGGCACGGGCCGGCCGGCGACAGGCCGGACGGCCCTGA
- a CDS encoding phosphoribosylanthranilate isomerase, which translates to MLVKFCGATTAAEVRGVADAGADLVGLWHGVAGGAADLSVPRLAELAAQARATGRLEAVLVTFGSDAKALARLTADGGPSWVQLHGYQPPATVRALRALVPEGVRIVKVLHVRGESCVEATLIGAYERAGTDCFLLDAVTADGRTGSTAVSLDDAAVTRLAGRMTRPFLLAGGLRADNRDRFAGSVAHPRFLGIDVDSAARGPDGLLSAGNAAAVAEGWRTP; encoded by the coding sequence GTGCTGGTCAAGTTCTGCGGTGCCACGACCGCCGCCGAGGTGCGGGGTGTCGCCGACGCGGGGGCGGATCTGGTCGGGCTGTGGCACGGCGTTGCGGGAGGGGCCGCCGACCTGTCCGTGCCCCGGCTGGCCGAGCTGGCGGCCCAGGCACGGGCGACGGGCCGGCTGGAGGCGGTGCTGGTCACCTTCGGCTCCGACGCCAAGGCGCTGGCCCGGCTGACCGCCGACGGCGGACCGTCGTGGGTGCAGCTGCACGGCTACCAGCCGCCCGCGACGGTGCGCGCCCTGCGCGCACTGGTCCCCGAGGGGGTACGCATCGTCAAGGTCCTGCACGTGCGGGGCGAGTCCTGTGTGGAGGCGACGCTGATCGGCGCGTACGAACGCGCCGGCACGGACTGCTTCCTGCTGGACGCGGTCACCGCGGACGGGCGGACCGGCAGTACGGCGGTGAGTCTGGACGACGCCGCGGTGACGCGCCTGGCCGGCCGGATGACACGCCCTTTCCTGCTGGCGGGCGGGCTGCGGGCGGACAACCGCGACCGGTTCGCCGGCTCCGTCGCCCACCCCCGGTTCCTGGGCATCGACGTGGACTCCGCCGCGCGCGGCCCCGACGGGCTGCTGTCGGCGGGCAACGCGGCGGCGGTGGCCGAGGGCTGGAGGACGCCGTGA
- a CDS encoding SWIM zinc finger family protein: MAASKDSGARGFPAFPARKGGRARGQSFWAGSFTQAVEDTWPEEEPLKQGRAFSRTGRIGPIAVGPGRITAQVYGGDEAYTTVITLRELDDQEWELLWDKTADRPAVTESLLAGELPEDLLEAVEDARLRLLPGYGDLDADCDCDALDHPCPHATALCYQLSWHLDTDPWLLLLVRGRGAGEAVEELKSELLLRAMTGGDEEDEEDGEDGEDADGTDAEVTLQKGPLPGVDPLSAWSREASPLPGLPSLPPAPAGAGEPVTGIEADPLEQLVADAAVRARSLLAYARGLTDAPAPELGLWQDTVRIAATHPDPRVAARLRQACGRPSEELDRAAEAWRTGGAAGLEVLERAWSPSAQETARARAALSAGWEADELPELQVQGNHWTPAGQDIQLRLGRDGRWYPYRRRADAWWPAGAPHGDPSDALVDLTDD, translated from the coding sequence ATGGCCGCGAGCAAGGACAGCGGCGCCCGGGGCTTTCCCGCCTTCCCCGCCCGCAAGGGCGGCCGTGCCCGCGGCCAGTCGTTCTGGGCCGGATCCTTCACGCAGGCCGTCGAGGACACCTGGCCGGAGGAGGAGCCGCTGAAGCAGGGCCGGGCCTTCTCCCGCACCGGACGGATCGGGCCGATCGCGGTCGGCCCGGGACGGATCACGGCGCAGGTCTACGGCGGCGACGAGGCGTACACGACCGTGATCACCCTGCGGGAGCTGGACGACCAGGAGTGGGAACTGCTGTGGGACAAGACCGCGGACCGGCCCGCCGTGACGGAGTCGCTGCTGGCCGGTGAGCTGCCCGAGGACCTCCTGGAGGCGGTGGAGGACGCCCGGCTGCGGCTGCTGCCCGGGTACGGGGACCTGGACGCCGACTGCGACTGCGACGCCCTGGACCATCCGTGCCCGCATGCCACGGCCCTGTGCTACCAGCTGTCGTGGCACCTGGACACGGACCCGTGGCTGCTGCTGCTGGTGCGGGGCAGGGGCGCCGGAGAGGCCGTGGAGGAGCTGAAGTCGGAGCTGCTGCTGCGGGCCATGACGGGCGGGGACGAAGAGGACGAAGAGGATGGCGAGGACGGCGAGGACGCGGACGGGACGGACGCGGAAGTCACCCTGCAGAAGGGCCCGTTGCCCGGCGTGGACCCGCTGTCCGCCTGGTCGCGGGAGGCGTCGCCGCTGCCCGGACTGCCGTCGCTGCCTCCCGCCCCGGCCGGTGCCGGTGAGCCGGTCACCGGCATCGAGGCCGACCCGCTGGAGCAGCTGGTCGCCGACGCGGCCGTACGCGCCAGGTCGCTGCTCGCGTACGCCCGGGGCCTGACCGACGCGCCCGCGCCCGAGCTCGGCCTGTGGCAGGACACCGTACGCATCGCGGCCACCCATCCGGATCCAAGGGTTGCGGCGCGGCTGCGGCAGGCCTGCGGCAGACCGTCCGAGGAGCTGGACCGCGCGGCCGAGGCCTGGCGCACCGGCGGGGCGGCGGGGCTGGAGGTGCTGGAGCGCGCCTGGTCGCCGTCCGCCCAGGAGACCGCCCGGGCACGCGCGGCGCTCTCGGCGGGCTGGGAGGCGGACGAACTGCCGGAGCTTCAGGTCCAGGGCAACCACTGGACACCGGCCGGCCAGGACATCCAGCTGCGCCTGGGCCGCGACGGCCGCTGGTACCCCTATCGCCGCCGGGCGGACGCGTGGTGGCCGGCCGGAGCGCCGCACGGCGACCCCTCGGACGCCCTCGTGGACCTCACCGACGACTGA
- a CDS encoding transglutaminase-like domain-containing protein — protein sequence MTPLQPSPGSGARAALAATEFIDHDSPEVHAFVRQALPAGARTPTERAVALYYAVRDGIRYEVYGADLSRAGLRASRVVRTGSGMCLHKSVLYAAALRSLGIPARLVLTDVRNHLASERLKQLLGGDVFHHHGLTALRLNGRWTKATPVFNKTLCRLYRMAPLDFDGMADSLHHPFDLQGRRQMEFLREHGEFDDLPYERVIGELRAAHPRLFDAGGERLAKGSLVREAAA from the coding sequence ATGACGCCCCTGCAGCCCAGCCCCGGATCCGGTGCCCGAGCCGCCCTGGCGGCAACCGAGTTCATCGACCACGACAGCCCCGAGGTGCACGCGTTCGTCCGCCAGGCGCTGCCGGCGGGCGCCCGCACGCCCACCGAGCGGGCGGTGGCCCTGTACTACGCCGTGCGGGACGGCATCCGCTACGAGGTGTACGGCGCGGATCTCTCCCGTGCGGGGCTGCGCGCGAGCCGGGTCGTGCGCACCGGCTCGGGCATGTGCCTGCACAAGTCGGTGCTCTACGCGGCCGCTCTGCGCTCGCTCGGCATCCCGGCCCGCCTGGTCCTGACCGACGTCCGCAATCATCTGGCGTCCGAGCGGCTCAAGCAGCTGCTGGGCGGGGACGTGTTCCACCACCACGGGCTGACCGCGCTGCGTCTGAACGGACGCTGGACGAAGGCGACCCCGGTGTTCAATAAAACCCTGTGCCGCCTGTACCGGATGGCACCGCTGGACTTCGACGGCATGGCCGACAGCCTCCATCACCCCTTCGACCTGCAGGGCCGGCGTCAGATGGAGTTCCTGCGCGAGCACGGCGAGTTCGACGACCTTCCCTACGAGCGGGTGATCGGCGAGCTGCGGGCCGCCCACCCGCGGCTGTTCGACGCCGGCGGGGAGCGGTTGGCGAAAGGGTCTTTGGTACGGGAGGCGGCCGCATAG
- a CDS encoding NAD(P)H-binding protein has product MTVLVTGATGSVGRHVVERLVAAGVPVRALTRNPATAGLPAGVDVFEGDLTRPDTVRAALRGVERLYLFPVPETAREVVAAAKDAGVGRIVVLSSSSVLDESGDNHSGEYHRVVERAVEESGIDWTFVRPDEFAANVLWKWGPSIRAEGVVRAPYGDAPRVLVHEADVAAVAVTALLQDGHTGRAYVLTGPEAITQADQVRAIAGALRREIRFVEITPDQARELMGQAMPAPVVEMVLGYLADAAVNPPVAVDTVERVTGVPARTFARWAADHAGDFAPVSEEVAA; this is encoded by the coding sequence GTGACAGTTCTGGTGACAGGTGCAACAGGATCGGTCGGCCGTCATGTGGTCGAGCGGCTCGTGGCCGCGGGCGTCCCGGTGCGAGCGCTGACGAGGAACCCGGCCACCGCGGGCCTGCCGGCGGGAGTCGACGTCTTCGAGGGCGACCTCACCCGTCCCGACACGGTGCGCGCGGCCCTGCGCGGGGTGGAGCGCCTCTATCTCTTCCCGGTCCCCGAGACGGCCCGCGAGGTCGTCGCCGCCGCCAAGGACGCCGGGGTGGGCCGGATCGTCGTGCTGTCGTCCTCCTCCGTCCTGGACGAGTCGGGCGACAACCACAGCGGTGAGTACCACCGTGTCGTGGAGCGTGCGGTCGAGGAGTCCGGCATCGACTGGACCTTCGTACGCCCCGACGAGTTCGCCGCCAACGTCCTGTGGAAGTGGGGTCCTTCGATCCGCGCCGAGGGCGTGGTGCGCGCCCCGTACGGCGATGCCCCGCGCGTCCTGGTCCACGAGGCGGACGTCGCCGCCGTCGCGGTGACCGCGCTCCTTCAGGACGGGCACACGGGCCGGGCGTATGTGCTCACGGGGCCCGAGGCGATCACCCAGGCCGACCAGGTGCGGGCGATCGCCGGGGCGCTGAGGCGGGAGATCCGCTTCGTGGAGATCACGCCCGACCAGGCACGCGAGCTGATGGGACAGGCCATGCCCGCGCCGGTGGTGGAGATGGTCCTCGGTTATCTGGCCGACGCCGCGGTCAACCCGCCCGTGGCCGTGGACACCGTCGAGCGTGTCACCGGTGTGCCCGCCCGGACCTTCGCCCGGTGGGCGGCCGACCACGCCGGCGATTTCGCCCCCGTGTCCGAGGAAGTGGCCGCGTGA
- a CDS encoding anthranilate phosphoribosyltransferase — MHEAVVALIGRDRPVQLPVWRSFWDQLHAGDLRRGEATALLASLSTRMPDPVTLCALLDSLAERRPLRPADAFADAVNIVGTGGGPRTFNISTAAAFVAAAMGVRVVKTGSRAYTGSCGSLDLLERLGIAATTSYEQTQDTLERCGVAFAGYFVYPAEIALLARAVVPLDMRRLGSIVNTLGPLLADVAVRAQVSGVSRPEALEGLRQAAAHVSRATGRTVWLADNDAGADELLAFTANRVRCYEDGAEDEFTLRPAALGLGPGRLADLSRPGGGGVQDAVDLFLEVLAGRGTPAATETVCLNAAALAVAGRLTGDWHEALRAARSTLHDGAALSLVDRLRTREAAHA; from the coding sequence ATGCACGAGGCCGTCGTCGCGCTCATCGGCCGGGACCGTCCCGTTCAGCTGCCGGTGTGGCGGTCGTTCTGGGACCAGCTGCACGCCGGTGACCTGCGCCGGGGTGAGGCCACGGCCCTGCTCGCCTCGCTGTCGACCCGGATGCCGGACCCGGTCACGCTGTGCGCGTTGCTGGACTCGCTGGCCGAGCGCAGGCCCCTGCGCCCGGCGGACGCGTTCGCGGATGCCGTGAACATCGTCGGCACCGGGGGCGGGCCGCGTACCTTCAACATCTCCACGGCGGCCGCCTTCGTGGCGGCGGCGATGGGCGTCCGGGTCGTCAAGACCGGCTCTCGCGCCTACACCGGCAGCTGCGGCTCCCTGGACCTGCTCGAGCGGCTCGGCATCGCGGCGACGACGTCGTACGAGCAGACCCAGGACACCCTGGAGCGCTGCGGCGTCGCCTTCGCCGGGTACTTCGTGTACCCCGCGGAGATCGCGTTGCTCGCCCGGGCCGTCGTGCCGCTGGACATGCGGCGGCTGGGGTCGATCGTCAACACGCTCGGCCCCCTGCTCGCCGACGTGGCGGTGCGCGCCCAGGTGAGCGGGGTGTCCCGCCCGGAGGCGCTCGAGGGGCTGCGGCAGGCGGCCGCGCACGTCTCGCGTGCCACGGGCCGGACGGTGTGGCTGGCCGACAACGACGCCGGCGCCGACGAGCTGCTGGCGTTCACCGCCAACCGGGTGCGGTGCTACGAGGACGGCGCCGAGGACGAGTTCACCCTGCGGCCCGCCGCGCTGGGCCTGGGGCCGGGCCGGCTGGCGGATCTGAGCCGTCCCGGGGGAGGCGGTGTGCAGGACGCCGTGGATCTCTTCCTGGAGGTCCTCGCCGGACGCGGCACCCCCGCCGCCACCGAAACCGTCTGCCTCAACGCGGCCGCCCTGGCGGTGGCGGGCCGGCTCACCGGCGACTGGCACGAGGCACTGCGCGCCGCCCGCTCCACGCTGCACGACGGCGCGGCGCTGTCGTTGGTCGACCGGCTGCGCACGCGGGAGGCGGCTCATGCCTGA
- a CDS encoding ectoine synthase — MIVRNIDSVRCVDWGNGLSRRFLTESDGLGYTVTDTIVRAGTKSRLEYRRHLEACYCIAGNGEIIDMNGDSHPITPGTLYALDQHDAHWLIASPQEDLRLVCMFTPALRGDERHDLDSSGFSQY, encoded by the coding sequence ATGATCGTGCGAAACATCGACAGTGTCCGCTGCGTCGACTGGGGCAACGGCCTCAGCCGCCGCTTCCTCACCGAGTCCGACGGCCTCGGCTACACCGTCACCGACACGATCGTACGGGCCGGGACCAAGTCACGGCTGGAGTACCGCCGTCACCTGGAGGCCTGCTACTGCATCGCGGGCAACGGCGAGATCATCGACATGAACGGCGACTCCCACCCCATCACGCCGGGCACCCTGTACGCCCTGGACCAGCACGACGCGCACTGGCTGATCGCCTCTCCGCAGGAGGACCTGCGCCTGGTGTGCATGTTCACCCCGGCGCTGCGCGGCGACGAGCGCCACGATCTCGACTCGTCCGGGTTCTCCCAGTACTGA
- a CDS encoding acyl-CoA dehydrogenase family protein, which produces MITWTEDQQRLREGLAPLLEKLSCGHLERDAQAAFPRAQWDLLRATGILGLPFDERWGGLGQDLLTTMYVLEGLGLGCRDAGLNFSVCSHLVSTGVPLHRFGSQLLKDRYLPGLCSGDLIGAHAISEPDSGSDALAMRTRAQRDGDGFVLTGSKAFVSNGPVADVITVYARTSDRPGPLSVTAFLVDRDTPGLSVGPPVAKMGLRTSPLCELFFDGCRIPATQVVGRTGGGFLVLDHVMRWEILCSFVVNAGEMRDRVERCAQYARTRTQFGQPIGSYQAVSHRIVDMEIGVETARHWLYSAARKLAAGENVTRDIAIAKLLTSEANVASALAAVQIFGGNGYMAEYGIEKELRNSVAGTIYSGTSEIQRNRIASMLGL; this is translated from the coding sequence ATGATCACCTGGACCGAGGACCAGCAGCGGCTGCGCGAGGGGCTGGCGCCCCTGCTGGAGAAGCTCAGCTGCGGACATCTCGAGCGTGACGCCCAGGCCGCCTTCCCCCGCGCGCAGTGGGACCTGCTGCGCGCGACGGGGATCCTGGGCCTGCCCTTCGACGAGCGGTGGGGCGGGCTCGGCCAGGACCTGCTGACCACGATGTACGTCCTGGAGGGGCTGGGCCTGGGCTGCCGCGACGCGGGGCTGAACTTCTCCGTGTGCAGCCATCTGGTCAGCACCGGCGTCCCCCTGCACCGGTTCGGCTCACAGCTGCTCAAGGACCGTTATCTGCCCGGGCTGTGCTCCGGCGACCTGATCGGCGCCCATGCGATCAGCGAGCCCGACAGCGGTTCGGACGCGCTGGCGATGCGCACCCGGGCCCAGCGGGACGGCGACGGCTTCGTCCTGACCGGCAGCAAGGCGTTCGTCAGCAACGGCCCGGTCGCCGATGTCATCACCGTGTACGCCCGCACCAGCGACCGCCCCGGCCCGCTGAGCGTGACCGCGTTCCTCGTCGACCGTGACACGCCCGGCCTGAGCGTCGGGCCGCCGGTGGCGAAGATGGGCCTGCGCACCTCCCCGCTGTGCGAGCTGTTCTTCGACGGGTGCCGCATCCCGGCCACGCAGGTCGTGGGCCGCACCGGCGGCGGCTTCCTCGTCCTGGACCACGTGATGCGCTGGGAGATCCTGTGCTCCTTCGTCGTCAACGCCGGGGAGATGCGCGACCGGGTCGAGCGCTGCGCGCAATACGCCCGCACCCGTACCCAGTTCGGGCAGCCGATCGGCTCCTACCAGGCCGTCTCCCACCGGATCGTGGACATGGAGATCGGGGTGGAGACAGCCCGGCACTGGCTGTACTCGGCCGCCCGCAAGCTGGCCGCGGGCGAGAACGTCACCCGTGACATCGCGATCGCCAAACTCCTCACCAGCGAGGCCAACGTGGCCTCGGCGCTCGCCGCCGTGCAGATCTTCGGAGGCAACGGCTACATGGCCGAGTACGGCATCGAGAAGGAGCTGCGCAACTCGGTCGCCGGGACCATCTACTCCGGTACGTCCGAGATCCAGCGCAACCGCATCGCCTCGATGCTCGGCCTGTGA
- a CDS encoding AMP-binding protein — protein MNGSAGRTQVAPGHVAAHRRTLLGGVLEQARRTPHATALVWRDEEIGYGALLRSAEHERARLAHLPGDAPIAVPAVKSPATIALVLACLLERRPVLLAAATLGRDAVGLLHEQAGVQKALRPDDGPPARGASTPRPPAPPTGRPALLLTTSGSTGTPKIVPLDVAALDAFTGWAADAFGIGPGTTVLNYAPLNFDLCLLDVWATLAHGGRAVLVEADHALDGPRLLNLLTRHQVRVVQAVPMFFRLLADAADTAGVVLPAVRHAMFTGDAMPGPLLARLPGLLPGARLHSIYGCTETNDSFVYEVSAKDAAGGGPLPLGRPLPGAGALVVTDEGTVLAGPGAGELLVSTAFQTRGYLGPAAAAQAFVPHPARDDGRRYFRSGDLVRRHTDGSLTLEGRTDAQVKVRGVRVNAQEVEHVLLGHHEVTEAAVLALPDPVAGRLLHALVRRAPGSGLTSLTLRGHLARRLPRAAVPSGLRIVDDPLPRTSTGKVDRDLVASAHFTKEN, from the coding sequence TTGAACGGCAGCGCAGGCAGGACGCAGGTCGCGCCCGGACACGTCGCGGCACACCGTCGCACCCTCCTCGGCGGTGTCCTGGAACAGGCGCGGCGAACCCCGCACGCGACCGCACTGGTGTGGCGGGACGAGGAGATCGGCTACGGAGCGCTGCTGCGCAGCGCGGAGCACGAGCGGGCCCGCCTGGCGCACCTGCCGGGCGACGCACCCATCGCCGTGCCCGCCGTGAAGTCGCCCGCCACCATCGCCCTGGTCCTGGCCTGTCTGCTGGAGCGCCGGCCGGTGCTGCTGGCGGCCGCCACGCTCGGCCGGGACGCCGTCGGCCTGCTGCACGAGCAGGCCGGCGTACAAAAGGCGCTGCGGCCCGACGACGGTCCCCCTGCGCGCGGGGCGAGCACCCCGCGGCCTCCCGCGCCGCCCACCGGCCGGCCCGCCCTGCTGCTCACCACCTCCGGCTCCACCGGAACCCCGAAGATCGTCCCGCTGGACGTGGCGGCACTGGACGCCTTCACCGGCTGGGCCGCCGACGCCTTCGGCATCGGCCCGGGCACCACGGTCCTCAACTACGCGCCGCTCAACTTCGACCTGTGTCTGCTCGACGTGTGGGCCACCCTCGCGCACGGCGGCCGGGCCGTCCTCGTCGAGGCCGACCACGCCCTGGACGGTCCCCGCCTGCTGAATCTGCTGACCCGGCATCAGGTCCGGGTCGTCCAGGCCGTACCCATGTTCTTCCGGCTGCTCGCCGACGCAGCGGACACCGCCGGGGTGGTCCTGCCCGCCGTACGGCACGCCATGTTCACCGGTGACGCCATGCCCGGGCCGCTGCTCGCCCGGCTGCCGGGCCTGCTGCCCGGCGCCCGGCTGCACAGCATCTACGGGTGCACCGAGACCAATGACAGCTTCGTGTACGAGGTGAGCGCGAAAGACGCGGCGGGCGGCGGCCCGCTGCCGCTGGGCCGGCCGCTGCCCGGCGCCGGTGCGCTCGTCGTCACGGACGAGGGCACGGTACTGGCCGGGCCCGGCGCCGGCGAACTGCTCGTCTCCACCGCCTTCCAGACCCGCGGCTACCTGGGCCCGGCGGCCGCCGCGCAGGCGTTCGTACCGCATCCGGCACGCGACGACGGCCGGCGCTACTTCCGCAGCGGCGACCTGGTGCGCCGGCACACGGACGGCTCCCTCACCCTCGAGGGCCGCACCGACGCGCAGGTCAAGGTGCGCGGGGTGCGGGTCAACGCCCAGGAGGTGGAGCACGTCCTGCTCGGCCACCACGAGGTCACCGAGGCGGCCGTCCTGGCCCTGCCCGACCCGGTCGCCGGACGGCTGCTGCACGCGCTGGTACGGCGTGCACCGGGCTCCGGCCTCACCAGCCTGACGCTGCGCGGGCATCTGGCCCGCCGGCTCCCCCGGGCGGCGGTTCCGTCGGGCCTGCGGATCGTCGACGACCCGCTGCCCAGGACTTCCACCGGCAAGGTCGACCGCGACCTGGTCGCTTCGGCCCACTTCACCAAGGAGAACTGA
- a CDS encoding phosphopantetheine-binding protein, whose protein sequence is MDYAQAVKEFVLREFLPDVPADDLADDLDLMANGVIDSLGLLKVIAWLEDRYGVDTDAVDLDPESFTSVAAIAAFLTDAPREHVGAE, encoded by the coding sequence ATGGACTACGCCCAGGCCGTCAAGGAGTTCGTCCTCAGGGAGTTCCTGCCGGACGTGCCCGCGGACGACCTCGCCGACGACCTCGACCTGATGGCGAACGGCGTCATCGACAGCCTCGGGCTGCTCAAGGTGATCGCCTGGCTGGAGGACCGCTACGGCGTCGACACCGATGCCGTGGACCTCGACCCCGAGTCCTTCACCTCCGTCGCGGCGATCGCCGCGTTCCTCACCGACGCGCCGCGCGAGCACGTGGGGGCCGAGTAG